The stretch of DNA GCTTTCCGGTCCGGCCGCGGACCGTCTGAAGAACTCCAAGGTGAGTGAGTTCGTGTTCACGGACACGCTGCCCGACCCGGGCGACCTGGAGCTGGACAAGATCACGGTGCTCTCGATCGCGCCGACCATCGCGAACGCGGTGCGTGAGGTCTTCGAGGACGGTTCGGTGACGAGCCTCTTCGACGAGCAGGCGTAGTTGTCGTAGATCGACCGACGTGGTGGATTGATCGACTTTGAGGCGGCCTCCCCCGCCGGGTAGACTCACGGAGTTGCTCGGCGAGGGAGGCCGTACTCATTTGAGGTACGGCTGTCCGTTATCGACGCGCTCTTCGTAGCAGGCCGCCAGTCGTGGCCGGGTGACTGACTTTCTTCCGTCACCGCTTTTACGAGGAGTGCACATGTCCGAGGTAAAGATCAGCGCCGAGCTCCGCAGCGAGTTCGGCAAGGGCGCCGCCCGCCGTCTGCGTCGCGCCGACAAGCTGCCCGCCGTTGTCTACGGCCACGGCGATGACCCCATCCACATCACGCTGCCGCACCACGGCACGCTGATGGCGCTGAAGACCCCGAACGTCCTGATCAACCTGGACATCGAGGGCAAGAGCCAGCTGGTCATCCCGAAGGCCGTCCAGCGTGACGCCGTGCGCATCGGCATCCTCGAGCACGTCGACCTGCTCCTTGTCCGCAAGGGCGAGAAGGTCAACGTCGACATCT from Streptomyces sp. BA2 encodes:
- a CDS encoding 50S ribosomal protein L25/general stress protein Ctc; the encoded protein is MSEVKISAELRSEFGKGAARRLRRADKLPAVVYGHGDDPIHITLPHHGTLMALKTPNVLINLDIEGKSQLVIPKAVQRDAVRIGILEHVDLLLVRKGEKVNVDIYVHTEGELAPGGNLLEHVLNALPVEAEATHIPESVTVSIAGLEAGATILAKDITLPAGTTLAVDEDTVVLQVLAAQAEEAAAETEGEGDAAEA